Genomic segment of Candidatus Thorarchaeota archaeon:
CTCACTAATTCGTAAATATGCTTTCACAGGCGCGCCAGTTCTTTCCGGCCCGAATTCGGGGAAGGCCTGAATGTAGTTTCCTTCTTCCAGGGCTGCTTTTCCAAGCATCTGGTTGGAGGTTACTACACCCTGACCGCCTCTGCCGTGCCAGCGGAATTCCTTTATGCCTTTAGCAAAATCAAGAGTCATTGGTCACCTCAACCTCTCAGGCTATTCTCAGTCACTCGCACATTTTAGAGGTCTTATGTACTTTCTGGCAGGGACTGACGATACCTGAGTTTGGTAAGGATTGACCAAGCGGCAGGCATAACTCTTTGGTATCCTGCAGCAAATCTTGAAGGAACGAGGTCATGGGGAATCAATGGAATTACGGCGATTCACTCTATGGTGATCCTATCGCCAACAGCCAGATCAATGGAGTCGGATGCGCTGTCACGCTTTGCGCAGATTTCGAGGGTATTACAGCTCCCGGTTATGAGGAAGATACCGTCATCTGGACCCTCTTCAAAGGTTCGCACCCATTCCAGCTCACAATCGATACCGTCAGCAGTGAGTCTCATGTTGTTCTTACGAGCTGCCGGCAGGTTCGTAATGATATTGCCAAAGCGGTCAATCTGTGTTACTTCACCGGTCCGACCGTCTCGGTAGAACTCAAGAGGGACACTGAAGTCGTCCTTGAGCGGGCCCAGGTGACGACCGGCTAGCCCCTTCACAAGATAAGCACCCATACGTGCAAAAACATCACGGCCGTGAAATGTATTTGATTGCACATCTTCAACAATGATAGGGAAGACCTGGGTGATGACATCATTATGAGCTGCAGGGTACATCAGCCCGTTATCGGGGCCAATGAAGACATAATTTGTTGTTTTGACAAGAACCGCCTCGCGATCGGTACCAACGCCAGGATCAACTACACACACGAATATGGACCGTGGGGGGAAGTAGCGATAGCTGTTGAGCAGCACCCATGCACCTTCACGTATGGAGTGGGGAGTAATGTCATGTGTCAGGTCTACAATCTCTGCTTGTGTGCAAATCGTATGAATCACACCTTTCATCATGCCAACATACTGTGAGCCGCCGAAATCAGATAACAGAACAATCATGTTTCGTACCTCTTTATCATCTTGATAGTATTCTACCAGCCTTTTGTTTTCCTATTCTACTTTGACCAGTCTAATCTCCCTGTAATCACTGATAACACGAATGTAGCCTTTGAGCATTTCGTCCACTTCCCTATCACCGGTGTCAACTCTGAGGATTTCGCCCTCGATTCCTTTCAGTTTTGATGCAGTACTGATTGCAATAATATGGTCTTTTCCCACCCGCTCAATGATCTTTGGGCTAATCTGCTGGTTGCCTCGACCAAACAGTATGCCCTGGTTTCCGATAGGAGACACAACAATCCACGTCTTATCGAAATCATCTACGATATCAAGTATTTTTGATTCATTTACGTCATTGTAGACCTTGCCATCCTTGTAGATATCAACCCCAAGAACGGTTTTCTTGATATCGAGCAAGTCCGCCACTGTCTTTACAGTGGTTCCAGGTCCCAGAATATACGTGGCATCTTCTTTCATGTTCTCTACAACGTGCCGAGCAATGGCTTCTTTTGCTTCTTGTTCATCAACCGTCTCAGGGCTTGCCTGTTTTGAGCCCTGGAATTTGGCGGGTACTGAAGG
This window contains:
- a CDS encoding SAM-dependent chlorinase/fluorinase gives rise to the protein MIVLLSDFGGSQYVGMMKGVIHTICTQAEIVDLTHDITPHSIREGAWVLLNSYRYFPPRSIFVCVVDPGVGTDREAVLVKTTNYVFIGPDNGLMYPAAHNDVITQVFPIIVEDVQSNTFHGRDVFARMGAYLVKGLAGRHLGPLKDDFSVPLEFYRDGRTGEVTQIDRFGNIITNLPAARKNNMRLTADGIDCELEWVRTFEEGPDDGIFLITGSCNTLEICAKRDSASDSIDLAVGDRITIE